From the genome of Bradyrhizobium elkanii USDA 76, one region includes:
- a CDS encoding integrase core domain-containing protein: MEERIRMFMEYESGNWNVSELCRRHGICRDTFYAWRQRKQSGDPEWFRDRSHAPQQCRQTTDAAIAEKVIAARQRFPYLGPRKLLALLDRQAPEIDWPAASTIGSILKRAGLISPVKRRRRPLDQRRPCTPVQEPNDEWSVDFKGWFRTRDQCRVDPLTVADSHSRFLIELQIVAPTTEGVRPRFERAFREHGLPRAIRCDNGSPFGSRGAGGLTTLSVWWLKLGITPRFIRPASPQENGRHERMHRTLKAQTSSPPADNASEQQARFDAFREHYNRERPHEALGQRPPEDAYRASQRTMPDREQDPWYDANHQARRVRGNGEIKWKGKFVFIGQALVNELVGIAELDTGDHVVRFCDLDVGLIDRRGLFTRFAPPREGLREPGEQTA; this comes from the coding sequence ATGGAAGAGCGTATCCGGATGTTTATGGAGTACGAGAGCGGGAACTGGAACGTGTCGGAGTTGTGCCGCCGTCACGGTATCTGCCGCGACACGTTTTACGCATGGCGCCAGCGGAAGCAGAGCGGCGATCCGGAGTGGTTCAGGGACCGTTCGCACGCGCCGCAGCAATGCCGACAAACGACCGATGCAGCGATTGCAGAGAAGGTGATCGCGGCTCGGCAGCGCTTTCCCTATCTGGGACCGCGCAAGCTGCTCGCCTTGCTCGACCGCCAGGCGCCGGAGATCGATTGGCCGGCGGCGTCGACGATTGGGAGCATTCTCAAGCGCGCGGGGCTGATCTCGCCGGTGAAGCGCCGTCGCCGTCCGCTCGACCAGCGGCGTCCCTGCACGCCGGTGCAGGAGCCGAACGACGAGTGGAGCGTGGACTTCAAGGGCTGGTTTCGCACCCGCGACCAGTGCCGGGTCGATCCCCTGACGGTGGCCGACAGCCACAGCCGCTTCCTGATCGAACTGCAGATCGTCGCACCGACGACCGAGGGCGTCCGCCCCCGCTTCGAAAGAGCTTTCCGCGAGCATGGCCTGCCGCGGGCAATCCGCTGCGACAATGGTTCGCCGTTCGGCTCGCGCGGCGCCGGCGGTCTCACCACATTGTCGGTCTGGTGGCTGAAGCTCGGCATTACGCCGCGCTTCATCCGTCCGGCCTCGCCGCAGGAGAACGGTCGCCATGAGCGCATGCATCGCACCTTGAAGGCGCAAACATCGAGCCCACCGGCAGATAATGCGTCGGAGCAACAGGCCCGCTTTGACGCCTTCCGAGAGCATTACAATAGGGAACGTCCTCACGAAGCGCTGGGCCAACGGCCGCCGGAAGACGCCTATCGAGCATCTCAACGCACCATGCCGGATCGCGAGCAAGACCCCTGGTATGACGCCAATCACCAGGCCCGCCGTGTTCGCGGCAACGGAGAGATCAAATGGAAAGGCAAGTTCGTCTTTATCGGTCAGGCGCTGGTGAACGAACTTGTCGGCATCGCCGAACTCGATACCGGTGACCACGTCGTCCGCTTCTGCGACCTCGACGTCGGTCTCATCGACCGCCGCGGTCTGTTCACCCGGTTCGCTCCGCCGCGTGAGGGGCTGCGCGAACCGGGTGAACAGACCGCTTAA
- a CDS encoding EAL domain-containing protein, which translates to MRLIRCLALLALGLMMFAAAPAAYAIDAVSVRSDAPAIDLTAVLDHQRSETDRIQVSTAPGTDGIVRRIEVRAREGGQNWVVFALANNTDDQLDRLIVAPHYRIVSSGLLWPDLGLSRIATITPSVGDRPERQESPTADVFRITLDPGAVVTYVAELRTDKLPQLYLWEPDAYKDKVNSFTLYQGIVIGISGLLALVLTILFVVKGSIMFPAAAALAWAVLVYIGVDFGFWGKVLDMSNNAERVWRAAGEAILAATLLVFLFAYLNLSRWHVRYSHITIGWLVFLGSLVALALFDPAVASGIARMSLVMIAFAGFALIVYLSTHGFDRAVLLIPTWFLLVVWVVAAGMTVAGSVTNDIVGPALLGGLVLIVMLIGFTVMQHAFAGGGATTGVVSDVERRALALTGSGDLIWDWDVSADKVFTSPETEALLGLKRGTLEGPAAKWLEVLHPLDQDRFRAALDSVLDQRRGRLVQDFRLRTPDGHFMWFALKARPVVGSDGEVSRVVGTLTDVTEFKNSEERMLHDSVHDNLTGLPNRRLFMDRLGAVANLAKTMPNLRPTLMVIDLDRFKQVNDSVGIAVGDSILLTLARRLTRILKPQDTLARMAGDQFGLILLSEQDPARITNFAETIRKTIRAPIAFNDREIFLTASIGLALSDPAAPLTDEIIKDAELAMYHSKRIGGDRIDVYKPAMRARKTDRLTLESDLRRAIERQEITILYQPIVRLEDRAIAGFEALARWDHPKLGRMSPSEFINVAEETGLIVDLGMFVMDQTARQLAVWQRAMRSREPIFASVNVSSRQLLRHDLIHDIRTVLSRSSVARGTLKLELTESLVMENPEHAAQMLARIRELGTGLSLDDFGTGHSSLSYLQRFPFDTIKIDQSFVRTTSRGTRPVILKSIIALAHDLGMEVVAEGAETDSDAVELYQLGCEYAQGFAFGEPMDADAATRLLTEERLEAAS; encoded by the coding sequence TTGCGTCTGATCAGGTGCCTTGCGCTGCTCGCGCTGGGCCTCATGATGTTTGCCGCCGCGCCTGCCGCGTATGCGATCGACGCGGTCAGCGTGCGCAGCGATGCGCCGGCGATCGATCTGACGGCGGTTCTCGACCATCAGCGCAGTGAAACCGACCGCATCCAGGTCTCTACTGCACCCGGAACCGACGGCATCGTGCGCCGCATCGAGGTTCGCGCCCGCGAAGGCGGCCAGAACTGGGTGGTGTTCGCGCTCGCCAACAACACCGACGACCAGCTCGACCGCCTGATCGTCGCGCCGCACTACCGCATCGTGTCGTCCGGCCTGCTGTGGCCCGACCTCGGCCTGTCGCGCATCGCCACCATCACGCCGTCGGTCGGCGATCGTCCCGAGCGGCAGGAGAGTCCAACCGCCGACGTGTTCCGCATTACGCTCGATCCCGGCGCCGTCGTCACCTATGTCGCGGAACTGCGCACCGACAAGCTGCCGCAGCTCTATTTGTGGGAACCCGACGCCTACAAGGACAAGGTCAACTCGTTCACGCTGTACCAAGGCATCGTGATCGGCATCTCGGGCCTGCTCGCGCTCGTGCTCACGATCTTGTTTGTGGTCAAGGGCAGCATCATGTTCCCCGCCGCCGCGGCGCTGGCCTGGGCGGTGCTGGTCTATATCGGCGTCGACTTCGGCTTCTGGGGCAAGGTGCTCGACATGTCGAACAACGCCGAGCGCGTCTGGCGCGCGGCGGGCGAGGCGATCCTCGCGGCGACGCTGCTGGTGTTCCTGTTCGCCTATCTCAATCTCAGTCGCTGGCACGTCCGCTACTCGCACATCACGATCGGCTGGCTGGTCTTCCTCGGCTCGCTGGTCGCACTGGCGCTGTTCGATCCCGCGGTCGCCTCCGGCATCGCGCGCATGTCGCTGGTGATGATCGCCTTCGCCGGCTTTGCGCTGATCGTCTATCTCTCGACCCACGGCTTCGACCGCGCGGTGCTACTGATCCCGACCTGGTTCCTGCTGGTGGTCTGGGTGGTCGCGGCCGGCATGACGGTCGCAGGCTCCGTCACCAACGACATCGTCGGCCCCGCGCTGCTCGGCGGTCTGGTGCTGATCGTGATGCTGATCGGCTTCACGGTGATGCAGCACGCCTTTGCCGGCGGCGGCGCCACCACCGGCGTCGTCTCCGATGTCGAGCGCCGGGCGCTTGCGCTGACCGGCTCGGGCGACCTGATCTGGGACTGGGACGTCTCCGCCGACAAGGTGTTCACCAGCCCCGAGACCGAGGCCCTGCTCGGCCTCAAGCGCGGCACGCTGGAAGGCCCCGCTGCGAAATGGCTCGAAGTGCTGCACCCGCTCGACCAGGACCGCTTCCGCGCCGCGCTCGACAGCGTGCTCGACCAGCGCCGCGGCCGCCTGGTACAGGATTTCCGGCTGCGCACGCCCGACGGCCATTTCATGTGGTTCGCGCTGAAGGCCCGGCCGGTTGTCGGCTCCGACGGCGAGGTTTCGCGCGTGGTCGGCACCCTGACCGACGTCACCGAGTTCAAGAACTCCGAAGAGCGGATGCTGCATGACTCCGTGCATGACAATCTGACCGGCCTGCCGAACCGCCGGCTGTTCATGGACCGCCTCGGCGCGGTGGCGAATCTCGCCAAGACCATGCCGAACCTGCGGCCGACCTTGATGGTGATCGATCTCGACCGTTTCAAGCAGGTCAACGATTCCGTCGGCATTGCGGTCGGCGATTCCATTTTGCTGACGCTGGCGCGGCGGCTGACCCGCATCCTCAAGCCGCAGGACACGCTGGCGCGGATGGCCGGCGACCAGTTCGGCCTGATCCTGCTGTCGGAGCAGGACCCGGCGCGGATCACCAATTTCGCCGAGACCATCCGCAAGACCATCCGCGCCCCGATCGCGTTCAACGACCGCGAGATCTTCCTGACCGCCTCGATCGGCCTTGCGCTGTCCGACCCGGCGGCGCCGCTGACCGACGAGATCATCAAGGACGCCGAGCTTGCGATGTATCATTCCAAGCGGATCGGCGGCGACCGCATCGACGTCTACAAGCCGGCGATGCGGGCGCGCAAGACCGACCGCCTGACGCTGGAGAGCGACCTGCGCCGCGCCATCGAGCGGCAGGAGATCACGATCCTGTACCAGCCGATCGTGCGGCTGGAGGATCGCGCGATCGCCGGCTTCGAGGCGCTGGCGCGCTGGGACCATCCCAAGCTCGGCCGGATGTCGCCGTCGGAGTTCATCAACGTCGCCGAGGAGACCGGCCTGATCGTCGATCTCGGCATGTTCGTGATGGACCAGACCGCGCGCCAGCTCGCGGTGTGGCAGCGCGCGATGCGCTCGCGCGAGCCGATCTTCGCGTCGGTCAACGTGTCGTCGCGACAGCTGCTGCGCCACGATCTGATCCACGACATCAGAACCGTGCTGTCGCGCTCCTCGGTGGCGCGCGGCACGCTGAAGCTGGAACTGACGGAATCGCTGGTCATGGAGAACCCGGAGCACGCCGCCCAGATGCTGGCGCGGATCCGCGAGCTCGGCACCGGGCTGTCGCTCGACGATTTCGGCACCGGCCACTCCTCGCTGTCCTATCTGCAGCGTTTCCCGTTCGACACCATCAAGATCGACCAGTCCTTCGTCCGCACCACGAGCCGCGGCACCCGCCCGGTGATTCTGAAATCGATCATCGCGCTGGCGCACGATCTCGGGATGGAAGTGGTCGCGGAAGGCGCCGAGACGGATTCGGATGCCGTCGAGCTCTACCAGCTCGGCTGCGAATACGCCCAGGGCTTTGCCTTCGGCGAGCCGATGGACGCGGATGCGGCGACCCGGCTGCTCACCGAGGAACGGCTGGAAGCCGCGAGCTAA
- a CDS encoding NAD(P)H-quinone oxidoreductase, with product MPNLPAQMTVVAISKPGGPEVLVPETRAVPVPKAGEILVKVAAAGVNRPDVAQRSGSYPPPPGASDLPGLEIAGEVVALGEGAKHKIGDKVMSLVAGGGYAQYCIAQDAQAMTVPPSLSMQEAGAIPETLMTVWHNVFERGALKAGEMLLIHGGSSGIGTMAIQLAKAFGAKVIVTVGSQDKADACLKLGADHAVNYKTEDFVEAVKKATGGNGADVILDMVGGDYIDRNYDAAAVEGRIVQIAFLSGTPKATANFAKLMVKRLHHTGSTLRPRSNADKAAMVAAIEAKVLPLLREGRVKPLMDSTFPLEKAADAHRRMETSEHIGKIVLAI from the coding sequence ATGCCAAACCTGCCCGCGCAAATGACCGTCGTCGCCATCAGCAAGCCGGGCGGCCCTGAGGTGCTGGTGCCGGAGACCCGTGCGGTGCCGGTGCCGAAGGCCGGCGAGATCTTGGTCAAGGTCGCGGCCGCCGGCGTCAATCGTCCTGACGTCGCGCAGCGCTCCGGCTCCTATCCGCCGCCGCCCGGCGCCAGCGACCTGCCCGGCCTCGAGATCGCGGGCGAAGTGGTCGCGCTGGGCGAAGGCGCAAAGCACAAGATCGGCGACAAGGTGATGTCGCTGGTCGCCGGCGGCGGCTACGCGCAATATTGCATCGCGCAGGACGCGCAGGCGATGACCGTGCCGCCCTCGCTGTCGATGCAGGAAGCCGGCGCGATTCCGGAAACGCTGATGACCGTGTGGCACAACGTGTTCGAGCGCGGCGCGCTCAAGGCTGGCGAAATGCTGCTGATTCATGGCGGCTCGTCGGGCATCGGCACGATGGCGATCCAGCTCGCCAAGGCGTTCGGCGCCAAGGTGATCGTCACCGTCGGCTCGCAGGACAAGGCCGATGCCTGCCTCAAGCTCGGCGCCGATCACGCTGTCAATTACAAGACCGAGGATTTCGTCGAGGCGGTGAAGAAGGCCACCGGCGGCAACGGCGCCGATGTCATCCTCGACATGGTGGGCGGCGACTATATCGACCGGAACTACGACGCCGCCGCGGTCGAGGGCCGCATCGTCCAGATCGCGTTCCTGTCGGGAACACCGAAGGCGACGGCCAATTTCGCCAAGCTGATGGTCAAGCGGCTGCACCACACCGGCTCGACCCTGCGCCCCCGTAGTAATGCGGACAAGGCGGCGATGGTCGCGGCGATCGAGGCAAAGGTGCTGCCCTTGCTGCGCGAAGGCCGCGTCAAACCGCTGATGGACAGCACATTCCCGCTGGAAAAGGCCGCCGACGCGCACCGACGCATGGAGACCAGCGAACATATTGGCAAAATTGTGTTGGCGATTTAA
- the metG gene encoding methionine--tRNA ligase, with amino-acid sequence MTKILITSALPYVNGVKHLGNLIGSLLPADVHARFRRQIGDDVLFICATDEHGTPAELGAIEAGQDVRAFCAAQHAIQADIYRRFGLSFDHFGRTSSPHNHALTQHFYRRLDDAGLIEARTSRQVFSPADRRFLPDRYVLGTCPHCGDAGARGDQCDHCGTLLDPPDLIDPRSALSGDRALEIRDSRHLYLRQSHLVEKIGAWIDSRTGWPPFVVSTAKGWLNAELRDRCITRDLAWGIAVPCEGFEGKVFYVWFDAPIGYIAATQEWADAAPGRDWRQWWWQADDVSYIQFLGKDNIPFHTVSFPATLIGSGEPWKTADVIKGFHWLNYEGGKFSTSRKRGVFTDAAIAELPADLWRWWLIANAPESADTDFGVARFVADVNKDLADIFGNLANRIISFAHRAFHGRFPEGGVPDDAERQLAHDLEQRIAALHRHHTALEFRAAAAATRAIWDTTNAYLQHAAPWTAIKSDPARAAVITRTGLNLVALSATLAWSIVPHLAARVLGALGRSDTVPRWPNGPLLPLLDRGAGTPVARLGPLVEKITPERAGQLTARFGA; translated from the coding sequence ATGACCAAAATTCTCATCACCAGCGCCCTTCCCTATGTGAACGGCGTCAAGCATCTCGGCAATCTGATCGGCTCGCTGCTGCCCGCCGACGTCCACGCCCGCTTCCGCCGCCAGATCGGTGACGACGTGCTCTTCATCTGCGCCACCGACGAGCACGGCACGCCGGCCGAGCTCGGCGCCATCGAGGCCGGACAGGATGTCCGCGCGTTCTGCGCCGCGCAGCACGCCATCCAGGCCGACATCTACCGGCGCTTCGGCCTCTCCTTCGATCATTTCGGCCGCACCAGCTCGCCGCACAATCATGCGCTGACGCAGCACTTCTATCGTCGGCTCGATGACGCCGGGCTGATCGAAGCACGCACCTCGCGACAGGTGTTCTCGCCGGCCGACCGGCGCTTCCTGCCCGACCGCTACGTGCTCGGCACCTGTCCGCATTGCGGCGACGCCGGCGCGCGCGGCGATCAATGCGACCATTGCGGCACGCTGCTCGACCCGCCGGACCTGATCGATCCGCGCTCGGCGCTGTCAGGCGACCGTGCGCTCGAGATCCGCGACAGCCGTCATCTGTATCTGCGCCAGTCGCATCTGGTCGAAAAAATAGGCGCATGGATCGACAGCCGCACTGGATGGCCGCCCTTCGTGGTGTCGACCGCGAAGGGTTGGCTCAATGCGGAGCTGCGCGACCGCTGCATCACGCGCGATCTCGCCTGGGGCATCGCGGTGCCGTGCGAAGGCTTCGAGGGCAAGGTGTTCTATGTCTGGTTCGATGCGCCGATCGGCTACATCGCGGCGACGCAGGAATGGGCCGACGCCGCGCCGGGCCGCGACTGGCGGCAATGGTGGTGGCAGGCCGACGATGTCAGCTACATCCAGTTTCTCGGCAAGGACAACATCCCGTTCCACACCGTGAGCTTTCCGGCGACGCTGATCGGCTCGGGCGAACCGTGGAAGACCGCCGATGTGATCAAGGGATTCCACTGGCTGAATTACGAGGGCGGCAAGTTCTCGACCAGCCGAAAGCGCGGCGTCTTCACCGATGCGGCGATTGCGGAATTGCCGGCCGATCTCTGGCGCTGGTGGCTGATCGCCAACGCGCCCGAAAGCGCCGACACCGATTTTGGCGTCGCCAGGTTCGTTGCCGACGTGAACAAGGATCTCGCCGACATCTTCGGCAATCTTGCCAACCGCATCATCAGCTTTGCGCATCGCGCCTTCCACGGCCGCTTTCCCGAAGGCGGCGTACCGGATGATGCCGAGCGACAGCTGGCGCACGATCTGGAGCAGCGCATCGCAGCGCTGCACCGCCACCACACCGCACTGGAGTTTCGCGCAGCGGCGGCCGCGACCCGCGCGATCTGGGACACCACGAACGCTTACCTGCAGCACGCGGCACCATGGACGGCGATCAAGTCCGATCCGGCACGCGCGGCGGTCATCACCCGCACCGGGCTCAATCTTGTCGCGCTCAGTGCGACGCTGGCGTGGAGCATCGTGCCTCACCTCGCGGCGCGCGTGCTCGGCGCGCTCGGTCGGAGCGATACCGTGCCGCGCTGGCCCAATGGCCCACTCCTCCCGCTGCTGGATCGTGGCGCGGGCACGCCGGTCGCAAGGCTCGGCCCGCTGGTCGAGAAAATCACGCCTGAGAGAGCCGGCCAGCTCACGGCGCGGTTCGGGGCTTAA
- a CDS encoding DUF1192 domain-containing protein, whose translation MPIEDEDRPRKKISHEIGQDLSLLSVEELTERIALLNAEVDRLKEAMTKKRASKDAANAFFKS comes from the coding sequence ATGCCGATTGAGGATGAGGACCGGCCGCGGAAGAAAATCAGCCACGAGATCGGACAGGATCTCTCGCTGCTGTCGGTCGAGGAATTGACCGAGCGCATCGCGCTGCTCAACGCCGAGGTCGATCGCCTGAAGGAGGCGATGACGAAGAAGCGCGCGTCGAAGGACGCCGCCAACGCGTTCTTCAAGTCGTAG
- a CDS encoding DUF1465 family protein, which yields MADRSQSEAGLVLFSERLTNSAAFGVLFREGMDLVEQTAAYLDGDGRAEAKALERSVSLTYATESMRLTTRLMQLASWLLLHRAVKEGEMTLTQANREKTKVKLSAADPGPVDMVTKLPEQLQQLIARSMDLQARVRRLDTTIHAPAPDRSTIGNPLVPQLNRLKAAFEQ from the coding sequence ATGGCCGATCGTTCCCAGAGCGAAGCCGGGCTTGTACTGTTCAGTGAACGGCTGACCAATTCTGCGGCATTCGGCGTGCTGTTCCGGGAAGGCATGGACCTGGTCGAGCAGACCGCCGCCTATCTCGACGGTGACGGGCGTGCCGAGGCCAAGGCGCTCGAACGGTCCGTGAGCCTGACCTATGCCACCGAAAGCATGCGCCTGACCACGCGGCTGATGCAGCTCGCGTCCTGGCTGCTGCTGCATCGCGCGGTCAAGGAAGGCGAGATGACGCTGACCCAGGCCAATCGCGAAAAGACCAAGGTGAAGCTGTCGGCCGCCGATCCCGGTCCCGTCGACATGGTGACCAAGCTGCCCGAGCAATTGCAGCAGCTGATCGCCCGCTCGATGGATCTGCAGGCGCGCGTCCGCCGCCTCGACACCACGATCCACGCGCCGGCGCCGGATCGCTCAACGATCGGCAACCCGCTGGTGCCGCAGCTCAACCGCCTCAAGGCTGCGTTCGAGCAGTAA
- a CDS encoding PLP-dependent aminotransferase family protein gives MPRLRATISIPSLGAVDRAAGQVGRQIAQALRAAIASGELKAGEFLPSTRALSASLGVARGTVTEAFEQLLAEGYLESQVGAGTRVAPTLAEQARPVMVDRSPNESAPIQLPPRAARLVKVAAAFTPMPEIPFAIAVPGGAVAPDDQWRRLGNRVRASRTAAPASYGDPRGLMELRQAIADYVRKSRAVHCEPEQVVITAGTQQGLYLAGRVLLSSGDRVWAEDPAYPGMTAVLDDLDLLTTRVSVDAQGIDVEAAVAACPHARAAFVTPSHQYPLGMPMSMARRNALVAWAQRHDGWIVEDDYDSELRYAGHPFPSMQGLAPSRVIYLGTLSKVLFPSLRLGYVVAPSPLIDAFAGARALLDRHSPTADQHVLAAYMREGLFEAHIRRIRGVYAARRATLIAALTRHMPGDVTLQPSDQGMHLLLWLPERFDDVQLAKAALVAGIVVRPISPMYQAAPRSGLMLGFGGFEPEELEAAALRLRCVIDQHTSQRRAKPRRTEASH, from the coding sequence ATGCCCCGTCTGCGCGCCACGATCAGCATCCCTTCGCTCGGCGCGGTCGACCGCGCCGCCGGGCAGGTCGGGCGCCAGATCGCGCAGGCCCTGCGTGCCGCGATTGCGAGCGGCGAACTGAAGGCCGGGGAATTCCTGCCGTCGACGCGCGCGCTGTCGGCCTCGCTCGGCGTTGCGCGCGGCACGGTCACGGAAGCCTTCGAGCAGTTGCTGGCCGAGGGCTATCTGGAATCGCAGGTCGGTGCCGGCACCCGCGTCGCGCCGACGCTTGCCGAGCAGGCACGGCCCGTCATGGTCGATCGCAGCCCGAACGAATCGGCGCCGATCCAGTTGCCGCCGCGCGCGGCGCGGCTTGTCAAAGTGGCGGCGGCCTTCACGCCGATGCCGGAAATCCCGTTTGCGATCGCAGTCCCCGGCGGCGCGGTCGCGCCCGACGACCAGTGGCGCCGCCTCGGCAACCGCGTGCGCGCATCGCGCACGGCGGCGCCGGCGAGCTATGGCGATCCGCGCGGCCTGATGGAGCTGCGGCAGGCGATCGCCGACTATGTGCGCAAATCCCGCGCGGTGCATTGCGAGCCCGAGCAGGTCGTGATCACGGCCGGCACCCAGCAAGGCCTCTATCTCGCCGGCCGCGTGCTGCTGTCGTCAGGCGACCGGGTCTGGGCCGAGGATCCCGCCTATCCCGGCATGACGGCGGTGCTCGACGATCTCGATCTCCTCACCACGCGCGTATCGGTCGATGCGCAGGGCATCGACGTCGAAGCCGCGGTCGCCGCATGCCCGCATGCGCGCGCGGCCTTCGTGACGCCCTCGCATCAATATCCGCTGGGCATGCCGATGAGCATGGCCCGCCGCAACGCGCTGGTGGCGTGGGCGCAACGACATGATGGGTGGATCGTCGAGGACGATTACGACAGCGAGCTGCGCTATGCCGGGCATCCGTTCCCGTCGATGCAGGGCCTCGCGCCATCGCGGGTGATTTATCTGGGCACGCTGAGCAAGGTGCTGTTTCCCTCGCTGCGGCTCGGCTATGTCGTGGCGCCTTCGCCGCTGATCGACGCTTTCGCCGGCGCGCGGGCGCTGCTCGACCGGCATTCGCCGACCGCCGATCAGCATGTGCTGGCGGCCTATATGCGCGAGGGGCTGTTCGAGGCGCATATCAGGCGGATTCGCGGCGTCTACGCCGCACGGCGTGCGACGCTGATCGCGGCGCTGACGCGTCACATGCCTGGTGACGTCACGCTGCAGCCGAGCGACCAGGGCATGCATCTGCTGCTGTGGCTGCCAGAGCGCTTCGACGATGTGCAATTGGCAAAGGCCGCGCTCGTCGCCGGCATCGTCGTGCGACCGATTTCACCGATGTACCAGGCCGCACCGCGCTCCGGCCTCATGCTCGGCTTCGGCGGATTCGAACCGGAGGAGCTGGAGGCGGCGGCGCTACGGCTGCGGTGCGTGATCGATCAACACACGTCACAGCGGCGCGCCAAGCCACGCCGTACTGAGGCCTCACACTAG
- a CDS encoding FMN-binding negative transcriptional regulator translates to MYLPPHFKIDELGPIHAAMRAAKLATLVTATADGLIATPLPLILDENEGDCGTLYGHVARPNPQWKLPAVGEAMAIFMGPDAYVTPSWYATKAEHGKVVPTWNYLAVHAYGSAEFFEDADRLRDVVTRLTELHEKSRQEAWQVSDAPDDFIKAQLRGIVGFRMPITRIDAKKKMSQNRKLEDRAGVIAGLGASDDPVDREVAAMIPGN, encoded by the coding sequence ATGTACCTGCCGCCGCACTTCAAGATCGATGAGCTCGGTCCGATCCACGCCGCGATGCGGGCCGCAAAGCTCGCGACGCTGGTCACCGCAACCGCCGATGGCCTGATCGCAACGCCGCTGCCGCTGATCCTCGATGAGAACGAGGGCGACTGCGGCACGCTGTACGGTCACGTCGCGCGGCCCAATCCGCAGTGGAAGCTGCCCGCGGTCGGCGAGGCGATGGCGATCTTCATGGGGCCCGACGCCTATGTGACGCCGTCCTGGTACGCGACCAAGGCCGAGCACGGCAAGGTGGTGCCGACCTGGAATTACCTCGCCGTGCACGCCTATGGTTCCGCCGAGTTCTTCGAGGATGCCGACCGCCTGCGCGACGTCGTGACTCGCTTGACCGAATTGCACGAGAAGTCGCGCCAGGAAGCCTGGCAGGTCAGCGATGCGCCGGATGATTTCATCAAGGCGCAGCTGCGCGGCATCGTCGGCTTCCGGATGCCGATCACGCGGATCGACGCCAAGAAGAAGATGAGCCAGAACCGCAAGCTCGAGGATCGCGCCGGCGTCATCGCGGGTCTTGGCGCCAGCGACGATCCGGTCGACCGCGAGGTCGCGGCGATGATCCCTGGGAACTGA
- a CDS encoding LysE family translocator, translating into MELYLAFAITTATFALIPGPAMLYAAARTLAGGRRAGLMASLGLHLGGYVHVVAAAAGLALLFHAVPPLFMAMKLAGAAYLVWLGLSLFRDRDNAKRPTLAPLSAERAFAQSIVVEVLNPKTAIFFLAFLPQFVDASAGLPVWAQLFLLGTTVNLTFSAVDIVCVFFASAVMSKLQRSKRSQRVMQRIGGSILVALGARLAFQDR; encoded by the coding sequence ATGGAATTGTATCTCGCCTTCGCGATCACGACCGCAACCTTCGCGCTGATCCCGGGTCCTGCCATGCTGTACGCCGCGGCCCGCACCTTGGCGGGCGGCAGGCGCGCAGGGCTGATGGCCTCGCTCGGGCTGCATCTCGGCGGCTATGTCCATGTCGTCGCCGCGGCGGCCGGCCTCGCTCTGCTGTTTCATGCGGTGCCGCCGCTGTTCATGGCGATGAAGCTTGCCGGTGCGGCCTATCTGGTCTGGCTCGGGCTGTCGCTGTTCCGCGACCGCGACAATGCAAAGCGCCCCACGCTTGCGCCGCTCTCCGCGGAGCGCGCCTTCGCGCAAAGCATCGTCGTCGAGGTGCTCAATCCGAAGACCGCGATCTTCTTCCTGGCGTTCCTGCCGCAATTCGTCGATGCGTCGGCCGGCCTGCCGGTCTGGGCCCAGCTGTTTCTGCTCGGCACAACGGTCAATCTGACCTTCTCGGCGGTCGATATCGTCTGCGTGTTTTTCGCCAGCGCCGTGATGTCGAAGCTGCAGCGCTCGAAGCGGTCGCAGCGCGTCATGCAGCGGATCGGCGGCAGCATCCTGGTCGCGCTCGGCGCGCGGCTGGCTTTCCAGGATCGCTAG